The Periplaneta americana isolate PAMFEO1 chromosome 2, P.americana_PAMFEO1_priV1, whole genome shotgun sequence genome has a window encoding:
- the LOC138713930 gene encoding uncharacterized protein isoform X1: MACTGCDYTLSEFLTQFIDSMSIEDYLVAHGVLRGEVNCTSCGRSCSLSVSKSGELFFRCNKGPRGNRCGFRKSARKGTFVGESTLSVKQIVTFCSMWCLLPNPRHKILMKDVEIGPACVVDWSGFCRQVCVDWVLNNRRCIGGPGTIVELDVSKFGCRKYSKGQRIKGQWVFGGVERGNPRNFFLVPVKKRNVDTLRQIITDWILPQTTIVSDCWKVYNAVQDKGFLNLRMNHSVEFVDTADSGEIHQDNLRHLGEQDISVDTENANLDTQNVSLDTQNIKRKWLSLKYSIPTFGRRKEHFEGYFAEYIFKENYPHTRRICEFFKRAALLFPPPL, encoded by the coding sequence ATGGCGTGCACTGGTTGTGATTACACCCTATCAGAATTTCTGACCCAGTTTATTGATTCAATGTCAATTGAAGATTACCTAGTCGCACACGGAGTTTTGAGAGGTGAAGTGAACTGTACCTCTTGCGGACGTAGCTGCAGTTTGAGTGTCTCAAAATCTGGAGAATTGTTTTTTCGGTGCAACAAAGGCCCTCGTGGCAACAGGTGTGGTTTTAGGAAGAGTGCACGGAAGGGTACTTTCGTGGGAGAGTCAACACTATCTGTGAAACAAATTGTGACGTTCTGTAGCATGTGGTGTTTACTGCCGAACCCAAGACACAAGATCTTGATGAAAGATGTAGAAATAGGTCCTGCATGTGTTGTAGACTGGTCTGGTTTCTGTCGTCAGGTTTGTGTGGACTGGGTATTGAATAACAGACGGTGCATTGGAGGTCCAGGGACTATAGTGGAACTTGATGTCAGTAAATTCGGTTGCCGGAAGTACAGCAAGGGACAACGAATCAAAGGCCAGTGGGTATTTGGAGGCGTGGAACGTGGCAACCCAAGGAATTTTTTTTTGGTGCCGGTGAAGAAACGGAACGTGGACACATTACGTCAGATTATAACGGACTGGATTCTGCCCCAAACGACAATTGTCTCAGACTGCTGGAAAGTATATAATGCTGTCCAGGACAAAGGATTTCTCAATCTACGAATGAACCACTCGGTAGAGTTTGTGGACACGGCAGACAGCGGAGAAATTCACCAGGATAACTTGAGACATCTGGGTGAGCAGGATATTAGTGTTGATACCGAAAATGCTAATCTTGATACTCAGAATGTTAGTCTTGATACACAGAATATCAAGAGAAAATGGCTTTCCTTGAAGTATTCAATCCCTACTTTTGGACGAAGGAAGGAGCACTTCGAAGGATATTTTGCTGAATACATATTCAAGGAAAACTACCCCCATACGCGAAGGATCTGCGAATTCTTCAAGAGGGCTGCTCTGCTGTTTCCACCGCCACTCTAA